Proteins encoded together in one Miscanthus floridulus cultivar M001 chromosome 16, ASM1932011v1, whole genome shotgun sequence window:
- the LOC136510528 gene encoding pyrophosphate-energized vacuolar membrane proton pump-like, whose translation MTMRSVGSAALRMVEEVRRQFDTIPGLAEGLAVPDYATCVRISTDASLKKMMARRRHALWGRDARGGARLLAGALVSGVQVAISASNSGGAWDNAKRYIETGMSEEARSLGPQGSEAHKAAVIGDTIGDPLKDTSGPSLNILIKLMAVESLVFAPFFAAHGGIIFDHL comes from the exons ATGACGATGCGGAGCGTTGGCAGCGCCGCGCTGCGGATGGTGGAGGAGGTGCGCCGCCAGTTCGATACGATCCCGGGCCTCGCCGAGGGCCTCGCCGTGCCGGACTACGCCACCTGCGTTAGGATCTCCACCGACGCCTCGCTCAAGAAGATGATGGCTCGTCGCCGGCATGCTCTTTGGGGTCGAGACGCTCGCGGGGGCGCGAGGCTCCTCGCCGGCGCACTCGTCTCCGGCGTCCAGGTCGCCATCTCTGCCTCCAACAGCGGGGGTGCATGGGACAACGCCAAGAGGTACATCGAG ACCGGCATGTCTGAGGAAGCGAGGTCGCTGGGGCCCCAGGGATCGGAGGCGCACAAGGCGGCGGTGATCGGAGACACAATCGGAGACCCGCTCAAGGACACCTCCGGCCCGTCCCTCAACATCCTCATCAAGCTCATGGCCGTGGAGTCGCTCGTCTTCGCGCCCTTCTTTGCCGCGCACGGTGGCATCATCTTCGACCACCTCTGA